Proteins from one Deinococcus sp. AB2017081 genomic window:
- a CDS encoding menaquinone biosynthetic enzyme MqnA/MqnD family protein, with the protein MTYRAGWIHFTNVAPILDSLVLPAGVTAITGVPTEMNEALLSRRVDIANISAVEFIRNADALEALPDFSVAVLGPVYSVNLFHTQPLAELHRIALTSQSAMSVALLEVLLRGRGLSPVLERAEGTAEELLATGFDGVLRIGDSALREWYGVVGPLTPETTMTSLPHTARGITVTDLAEEWFALTGHPFTFAVWAYHRDNPPPPALVQAMREARREGIGHLAGVAGRHALKLGLPERVVQHYLWNFRYHLEAPDRLGLTEFAAMAVPGHAPLRFGPRPGVLETTG; encoded by the coding sequence GTGACCTACCGTGCCGGCTGGATCCACTTCACGAACGTCGCGCCGATCCTGGATTCGCTGGTGCTGCCGGCGGGCGTCACGGCGATCACCGGCGTGCCCACGGAGATGAACGAGGCGCTGCTCTCGCGGCGGGTCGATATCGCCAACATCAGCGCGGTGGAGTTCATCCGGAACGCGGACGCGCTGGAGGCCCTGCCGGATTTCAGCGTGGCGGTGCTGGGGCCGGTGTACTCGGTGAACCTGTTCCACACGCAGCCCCTGGCGGAGCTGCACCGGATCGCCCTGACCAGCCAGTCGGCCATGAGTGTGGCGCTGCTGGAGGTGCTGCTGCGCGGGCGGGGCCTGTCGCCGGTGCTGGAGCGCGCCGAGGGCACCGCCGAGGAGCTGCTGGCCACGGGCTTCGACGGGGTACTGCGGATCGGGGACAGTGCGCTGCGCGAGTGGTACGGCGTGGTGGGGCCGCTCACGCCCGAGACGACCATGACCTCGCTGCCGCACACGGCGCGCGGCATCACCGTGACCGATCTGGCCGAGGAGTGGTTCGCGCTGACCGGGCACCCCTTCACCTTCGCGGTGTGGGCGTACCACCGGGACAATCCGCCGCCACCGGCGCTGGTGCAGGCCATGCGGGAAGCGCGGCGCGAGGGGATCGGACACCTCGCCGGGGTGGCGGGGCGGCACGCGCTGAAGCTGGGGCTGCCCGAGCGGGTGGTGCAGCACTACCTGTGGAACTTCCGCTATCACCTGGAAGCGCCGGATCGCCTGGGCCTGACCGAGTTCGCGGCGATGGCCGTACCAGGGCACGCGCCGCTGCGCTTCGGTCCCCGGCCGGGAGTGCTGGAAACGACGGGCTGA
- a CDS encoding nuclear transport factor 2 family protein: MLDEMWNAAYHHRDPGRLAGVLADDWMAFFPDGTAVFKSDLLDGMTRNAPATLVFERHASRVYGDTAVTRGTLYANGERVQSFLRVYARRGGSWQAVSVQVVP; the protein is encoded by the coding sequence ATGCTCGACGAGATGTGGAACGCCGCGTACCACCACCGCGACCCCGGCCGCCTGGCGGGCGTCCTCGCCGACGACTGGATGGCGTTCTTCCCCGACGGCACGGCCGTCTTCAAGAGTGACCTGCTGGACGGCATGACCCGCAACGCCCCCGCCACCCTGGTCTTCGAACGCCATGCGAGCCGCGTGTACGGCGACACGGCCGTGACGCGCGGCACCCTGTACGCCAACGGCGAGCGCGTGCAGAGCTTCCTGCGCGTCTACGCCCGCCGCGGCGGAAGCTGGCAAGCGGTGAGCGTGCAGGTGGTGCCGTGA
- the mqnE gene encoding aminofutalosine synthase MqnE produces the protein MKWLSDRGLAPVVDKVEAGERLSFDEGMALFHTRDLNALMRLANRRKERLHGDKVYFVHSMRLEFTNICYVGCTFCAFAAHKNEERAWDYSPEEVAAQVRRRYLPGITELHMSSGHHPNHPWAYYPQMVRNLREAFPDLQVKAFTAAEIEHLSRISKKPTLDVLRELQDAGLSAMPGGGAEIFADRVRKQVAKNKVKAEKWLQIHSEAHSLGMRTNATMLYGHIETLEERLDHMDRLRTLQDDSLARHGGGFHAFIPLAFQPLGNTLAQNLGKTDFTTGLDDLRNLAVARIYLDNFPHIKGYWVMIGSELTQVSLDWGVSDIDGTIQEEHIAHAAGATSPMKLSEQGMIRMIQAAGRTPVLRDAYYNELQTFPATQPGTTEAAD, from the coding sequence ATGAAGTGGCTCTCTGACCGTGGGCTTGCGCCCGTCGTGGACAAGGTGGAGGCCGGGGAACGCCTGTCCTTCGACGAGGGCATGGCGCTGTTCCACACCCGTGACCTGAACGCACTGATGCGCCTCGCGAACCGGCGCAAGGAGCGGCTGCACGGCGACAAGGTGTATTTCGTCCACTCGATGCGGCTGGAGTTCACCAACATCTGCTACGTGGGCTGCACCTTCTGTGCCTTCGCGGCGCACAAGAACGAGGAACGCGCGTGGGACTACTCCCCCGAGGAGGTCGCGGCGCAGGTGCGGCGGCGCTACCTGCCGGGCATCACCGAACTGCACATGAGCAGCGGCCACCACCCGAACCACCCGTGGGCGTACTACCCGCAGATGGTGCGGAACCTCCGCGAGGCGTTCCCCGACCTGCAGGTCAAGGCCTTCACGGCGGCCGAGATCGAGCACCTGAGCAGAATCAGCAAGAAGCCCACGCTGGACGTGCTGCGCGAGCTGCAGGACGCGGGCCTGAGCGCCATGCCCGGCGGCGGCGCGGAGATCTTCGCGGATCGCGTCCGGAAACAGGTCGCGAAGAACAAGGTGAAGGCCGAGAAGTGGCTGCAGATCCACAGCGAGGCGCACTCGCTGGGCATGCGGACGAACGCGACCATGCTGTACGGCCACATCGAGACGCTGGAGGAACGCCTGGATCACATGGATCGCCTGCGCACCCTGCAGGACGACTCGCTGGCCCGCCACGGCGGCGGCTTCCACGCGTTCATCCCGCTGGCCTTCCAGCCGCTCGGGAACACCCTGGCGCAGAACCTCGGCAAGACCGACTTCACGACCGGCCTGGACGACCTGCGGAACCTCGCCGTGGCGCGCATCTACCTCGACAATTTCCCGCACATCAAGGGCTACTGGGTCATGATCGGCAGCGAACTGACGCAGGTGTCGCTCGACTGGGGCGTGTCGGACATCGACGGCACGATCCAGGAGGAGCACATCGCGCACGCGGCCGGGGCGACCAGTCCCATGAAGCTGTCCGAGCAGGGCATGATCCGCATGATCCAGGCCGCCGGACGCACCCCGGTGCTGCGCGACGCGTACTACAACGAACTCCAGACCTTCCCGGCCACCCAGCCCGGCACCACCGAGGCCGCCGACTGA
- a CDS encoding DUF1684 domain-containing protein: MTPDSSASDTAWLDLLDWRRQVGALYARVRELREHDPVAAHGLWQTERNRLFRDHAQSPLLPEARASFDALPVWPYDPALSFAAAIEPLPQERLTIPSSTGQDMPLVRFGRVTLPVGSLDVYWIDVYGGGVFVPFRDATSGTDSYGGGRYLLDTAKSADLGSTPAGDLVLDFNFAFHPSCFYDPRWSCPLAPPQNVLREPVRAGERAE; the protein is encoded by the coding sequence ATGACTCCCGACTCCAGTGCTTCCGACACCGCGTGGCTGGATCTGCTCGACTGGCGGCGGCAGGTCGGTGCCCTGTATGCCCGTGTCCGAGAGCTCCGGGAACATGATCCCGTGGCCGCGCATGGGCTGTGGCAGACAGAACGCAACCGCCTGTTCCGCGACCACGCCCAGTCCCCGCTGCTCCCCGAAGCGCGGGCCTCCTTCGACGCCCTGCCCGTCTGGCCCTACGACCCCGCGCTGTCCTTCGCTGCGGCCATCGAACCGTTGCCGCAGGAGCGCCTGACCATCCCCTCCTCGACCGGGCAGGACATGCCGCTGGTGCGCTTCGGCCGCGTGACCCTGCCTGTGGGCAGCCTGGACGTGTACTGGATCGACGTGTACGGCGGCGGCGTGTTCGTGCCCTTCCGGGACGCCACCAGCGGCACGGACAGCTACGGCGGCGGCCGGTACCTGCTCGACACGGCCAAGAGTGCTGACCTGGGCAGCACGCCCGCAGGCGACCTCGTGCTGGACTTCAACTTCGCGTTCCACCCGTCGTGCTTCTACGATCCGCGCTGGAGCTGCCCGCTCGCGCCGCCGCAGAACGTGCTCCGGGAGCCGGTGCGGGCGGGGGAGAGGGCGGAGTAG
- a CDS encoding TldD/PmbA family protein — MTAAEQLGIAGARTYVLERARQRGVELEVYAERETATSIQAFGGEVSEFKLQARQGLGLRALVGGAWGYAFTENLSRPALDRALDSAVENAGLVAPEAGSALSDWPAPPALDLYGEGLSGVGVEQKVQSALTLEAAARGADPRVTSVPYGGYRDSDSETLIGNTHGLERGEKALNAVTFVAPLVSEDGQNKMKVDWQFTREFTALDPTRTALSAVDKSLALLGARPAPSGTVPAIITGECLGSLLALFAPMFSGKMVEEGKSPLAGRLGSTVASPLVTLLDDPTLPRGLNSRSFDAEGHPSVPLTLIGSGTLSAFMHNAQTAARAGTVSTGHATRSGYQGTVGVGPSNLLMLAGDTPPDQLAAGLTGVKLTDISGGHAGADPVTGDFSLQAEGFWIEDGVVAYPLEVYTVAGNIIDVLRDIQAVGRETEWTMHATGAPAVRVGALAIGGS, encoded by the coding sequence ATGACCGCCGCCGAGCAGCTGGGCATCGCCGGAGCCCGCACCTACGTGCTCGAACGGGCCCGCCAGCGGGGGGTCGAACTGGAGGTCTACGCCGAGCGCGAGACGGCCACCAGCATCCAGGCCTTCGGCGGTGAGGTCAGCGAGTTCAAGCTCCAGGCGCGGCAGGGTCTCGGACTGCGGGCGCTGGTCGGCGGCGCGTGGGGATACGCCTTCACGGAGAACCTGTCGCGGCCCGCCCTGGATCGTGCGCTGGACAGCGCCGTCGAGAACGCCGGTCTGGTCGCCCCCGAGGCCGGCTCGGCGCTGTCGGACTGGCCCGCCCCACCCGCCCTGGATCTGTACGGCGAGGGCCTGAGCGGTGTGGGCGTGGAACAGAAGGTGCAGTCGGCGCTGACCCTGGAGGCCGCCGCGAGAGGTGCCGATCCGCGCGTGACCAGCGTGCCCTACGGCGGCTACCGCGACTCGGACAGTGAGACGCTGATCGGCAACACCCACGGCCTGGAACGCGGCGAGAAGGCCCTGAACGCCGTGACCTTCGTCGCGCCGCTGGTCAGCGAGGACGGCCAGAACAAGATGAAGGTCGACTGGCAGTTCACACGGGAGTTCACGGCGCTCGACCCCACCCGCACGGCCCTGAGCGCTGTGGACAAGAGTCTCGCGCTGCTGGGCGCCCGCCCCGCCCCGAGCGGCACGGTGCCCGCGATCATCACGGGGGAATGCCTGGGCAGCCTGCTGGCCCTGTTCGCTCCGATGTTCAGCGGCAAGATGGTCGAGGAGGGGAAGAGCCCCCTGGCGGGCCGCCTGGGGAGTACGGTCGCCAGCCCCCTGGTCACGCTGCTCGACGACCCCACCCTGCCGCGTGGCCTGAACTCGCGCTCCTTCGATGCCGAGGGCCATCCCAGCGTTCCCCTGACGCTGATCGGCAGCGGGACACTCAGCGCGTTCATGCACAACGCCCAGACCGCCGCCCGCGCCGGCACCGTCAGCACCGGGCACGCCACGCGCTCTGGCTACCAGGGCACCGTGGGGGTCGGCCCCAGCAACCTGCTGATGCTGGCCGGCGACACCCCGCCCGACCAGCTCGCGGCGGGCCTGACGGGCGTGAAGCTCACCGACATCTCCGGCGGCCACGCAGGCGCCGACCCGGTCACCGGGGACTTCAGTCTCCAGGCCGAGGGCTTCTGGATCGAGGACGGCGTGGTCGCGTATCCCCTGGAGGTCTACACGGTCGCCGGGAACATCATCGACGTGCTGCGCGACATCCAGGCCGTCGGCCGCGAGACCGAATGGACGATGCACGCCACCGGCGCGCCCGCCGTGCGCGTGGGAGCTCTGGCGATCGGCGGGAGCTGA
- a CDS encoding TldD/PmbA family protein, producing MTAVPMTAGLLDAGLAAEVLQLARAGGADFSELFVEDTLNTQLRLHQGDLKDAGGGNLFGAGLRLLYGTRVVYAYTNDVTPTGLRELAQTVARAQGGSGTVGSGGAGGLDFRTVEARPLAVAREHPLAAAKRDKLAVMRRAHGGAAGVGDVKTVDVTYSDRVQRVLIANSEGLWAEDERVQVRLYVNAIAQDGTLRESGYHAPGASRGLEFFEEVSPEGVGAEAARIANAMLRAGYAPAGKFPVVIGNAFGGVIFHEACGHILETTAVEKNASVFADKLGQKIADTCVSAVDDGTIPGSWGMVTVDDEGMPAQRTVLIDQGILTSFMVDRLGSQKTGYARTGSGRRQNYTYAPASRMRSTFIENGDRTPDDLIRSVDHGIYARTMGGGSVSPGTGDYNFAVNEAYMIRNGELAEPLRGASLVGNGASDLLNIVGVAGDLALGQGMCGSVSGSIPTDVGQPHLLISSITVGGRA from the coding sequence ATGACCGCCGTCCCCATGACTGCCGGCCTGCTCGACGCCGGGCTCGCCGCCGAGGTCCTTCAGCTCGCGCGGGCGGGCGGCGCGGACTTCTCGGAACTGTTCGTCGAGGACACCCTGAACACGCAGCTGCGCCTGCACCAGGGCGACCTCAAGGACGCCGGGGGCGGCAACCTGTTCGGCGCCGGGCTGCGGCTGCTGTACGGCACGCGGGTGGTCTACGCCTACACGAACGACGTGACCCCCACCGGTCTGCGTGAGCTGGCACAGACCGTGGCCCGTGCCCAGGGCGGATCGGGTACGGTCGGTTCTGGCGGCGCGGGCGGCCTGGACTTCCGCACGGTGGAGGCCCGGCCGCTGGCGGTGGCGCGCGAGCATCCTCTGGCAGCCGCAAAGCGCGACAAGCTGGCCGTGATGCGCCGGGCCCACGGCGGCGCGGCCGGGGTGGGGGACGTGAAGACCGTGGACGTGACCTACTCGGATCGTGTGCAGCGCGTCCTGATCGCCAACTCCGAGGGGCTGTGGGCCGAGGACGAGCGCGTGCAGGTGCGGCTGTACGTGAATGCCATCGCGCAGGACGGAACGCTGCGCGAGAGCGGCTACCACGCGCCCGGCGCGTCGCGCGGCCTGGAATTCTTCGAGGAGGTGAGCCCCGAGGGCGTCGGGGCCGAGGCCGCCCGGATCGCCAACGCCATGCTGCGCGCCGGCTACGCGCCGGCCGGAAAATTCCCGGTCGTGATCGGAAATGCCTTTGGCGGCGTGATCTTCCACGAGGCCTGCGGCCACATCCTGGAGACGACGGCGGTCGAGAAGAACGCCAGTGTCTTCGCCGACAAGCTGGGCCAGAAGATCGCCGACACCTGCGTGAGCGCCGTGGACGACGGCACCATCCCGGGCTCGTGGGGCATGGTGACCGTAGACGACGAGGGCATGCCCGCGCAGCGCACCGTCCTGATCGATCAGGGCATCCTGACGTCGTTCATGGTCGACCGGCTGGGCTCGCAGAAGACCGGGTACGCCCGCACCGGGTCGGGCCGGCGGCAGAACTACACCTACGCCCCGGCCAGCCGCATGCGCAGCACCTTCATCGAGAACGGTGACCGCACGCCCGACGACCTGATCCGCAGCGTCGACCACGGCATCTACGCCCGCACCATGGGCGGCGGGAGCGTCAGCCCCGGCACCGGGGACTACAACTTCGCGGTGAACGAGGCCTACATGATCCGGAACGGAGAGCTCGCGGAACCGCTGCGCGGGGCCTCGCTGGTGGGGAACGGTGCGAGCGACCTGCTGAACATCGTCGGCGTGGCGGGCGACCTGGCGCTGGGGCAGGGCATGTGCGGCAGCGTGTCGGGCAGCATTCCCACCGACGTGGGGCAGCCGCACCTGCTGATCAGCTCCATCACCGTCGGGGGCCGGGCATGA
- a CDS encoding GGDEF domain-containing protein produces the protein MATVPPDLARQIARYRSLVQVAAVVARSVRTDELVRTVHRQARELFTAPVTLLATRGPDGSWTTRTLEGDTSVDEYIAPRHDGLLERVLDGRLRLENDLSAYLRREGLHVFRLNAASGRPITRSWMGVPLRPGSAPHAVLSVQSDHAGAFTPEDLEFLELLGLHVSIALENAALHERVEHEARTDPLTGLPNRRAFTAQVAATLDAAAQPPAATLVVMDVQDFKRINDTHGHQVGDEVLHGLGEALMVCAAPPAHAFRLGGDEFAVLLPGDADAGQQWVHAFLHDLRLRPWSIPDAPYVNAGLAEVRAGDTLSDWVRRADHRMYAAKRQRAHLLE, from the coding sequence ATGGCCACGGTTCCACCCGACCTCGCCCGGCAGATCGCCCGGTACCGCTCCCTGGTCCAGGTGGCCGCTGTCGTGGCCCGCAGTGTCCGCACGGACGAACTCGTCCGGACGGTGCACCGGCAGGCCAGGGAACTGTTTACCGCCCCGGTCACGCTGCTCGCCACGCGCGGCCCCGACGGCAGCTGGACGACCCGTACCCTGGAGGGCGACACGAGCGTCGACGAGTACATCGCGCCCCGCCATGACGGCCTACTGGAGCGGGTGCTGGACGGTCGCCTGCGTCTGGAGAACGACCTGAGCGCGTACCTGCGCCGTGAGGGGCTGCACGTGTTCCGCCTGAACGCCGCTTCCGGACGGCCCATCACACGGTCGTGGATGGGCGTCCCCCTGCGGCCCGGCAGCGCGCCACATGCCGTGCTGTCTGTGCAGAGTGACCACGCCGGCGCCTTCACGCCCGAGGATCTGGAATTTCTGGAACTGCTGGGTCTGCACGTCAGTATCGCTCTGGAAAACGCCGCGCTGCATGAACGGGTGGAGCACGAGGCCCGCACGGATCCCCTGACCGGGCTGCCCAACCGCCGGGCCTTCACGGCGCAGGTCGCCGCCACCCTGGACGCGGCCGCGCAGCCCCCCGCCGCCACGCTGGTCGTCATGGACGTGCAGGACTTCAAGCGGATCAACGACACCCACGGCCATCAGGTGGGCGACGAGGTTCTGCACGGTCTGGGTGAGGCCCTGATGGTCTGTGCGGCCCCACCAGCCCACGCGTTCCGGCTGGGCGGCGACGAGTTCGCGGTGCTGCTGCCCGGCGATGCGGACGCCGGGCAGCAGTGGGTGCACGCGTTCCTGCATGACCTCCGGTTGAGGCCGTGGTCGATCCCGGACGCTCCGTACGTGAACGCCGGGCTGGCCGAGGTGCGGGCGGGCGACACCCTGAGTGACTGGGTACGCCGCGCCGATCACCGCATGTACGCGGCCAAGCGCCAGCGCGCCCATCTGCTGGAGTGA
- a CDS encoding HD domain-containing phosphohydrolase, translating into MTSTDVPPGRPAWASLAWFSVRGSPVWVTGLLLLSVLSVLLCSVAIRSADHQRNTLLLLADTTAGASRHNALEWEAVSRDGLTADFWLRVDASRTDLIERHAALGVAQVTDTRGVAGWIHARLHHVSTHDLSHVAGLLRAYIRATDQEFVLLRDGDRTAALALDETTVDPLADQLERAMAQVRTVREQEAHGTLVLAAVLIGVALLSSLVTASVLARRLRVQVRAARMLEEQRQLEREQDERDSLTGLWNRRALHRLYARWTAQGALSVLVLDLNRLKVINDSGGHAAGDAYLRRVALTLLDVSHPHGLAARWGGDEFVVLLPGLDAGAAQRLAERASAQLEAPGDPMPPFAYGVAHVPEATSLERVLALADALMYEHKEVQRQEVARLVPGRRVGVTVEEFTSRLEQLERPQDILTEGLSLARAVLDFQASAYLERVGDDFVLRRLDGDVDADVRTALEGRMYREGDGVTGQAIAQSATRWSNDYPAEPFALESWVHSGLKSVVMVPVRYGGRMMGLVGLLQFNTWRVVTPQARRLLEALASRLGHSHERMNAVESVRSALQGGLLALGVALEERDLETAGHTERVVTLAEHLGMQLGMSDATLDALRQGASLHDIGKLVIPDSILLKPGPLSQGEWAVMRNHAERGYEIAHRLSGLMPTTLEVIRSHHERWDGSGYPDGLRGTAIPLAARIFAVCDVYDALTHVRPYKDAWTHDAAVAEIRAKSGTHFDPAVVEAFLALVTPPTPEARDVATAETHHRPTG; encoded by the coding sequence ATGACGTCCACCGACGTCCCCCCCGGACGGCCCGCGTGGGCGTCGCTGGCGTGGTTCTCGGTGCGGGGCAGTCCGGTCTGGGTCACCGGACTGCTGCTGCTGTCCGTGCTGTCTGTTCTGCTGTGCTCCGTCGCCATCCGCAGCGCCGATCACCAGCGGAACACGCTGCTGCTGCTCGCCGACACGACGGCCGGCGCCAGCCGCCACAACGCCCTGGAATGGGAGGCGGTCAGCCGCGACGGCCTGACGGCAGACTTCTGGCTGCGGGTGGATGCCAGCCGCACCGACCTGATCGAGCGGCACGCGGCCCTGGGCGTCGCCCAGGTGACCGATACCCGGGGGGTGGCCGGCTGGATTCATGCCCGGCTCCACCACGTCTCCACCCATGACCTGAGCCATGTCGCCGGCCTGCTGCGGGCCTACATCCGGGCGACGGATCAGGAGTTCGTGCTGCTGCGGGACGGCGACCGGACGGCGGCCCTGGCCCTGGACGAGACCACGGTCGATCCCCTGGCGGATCAGCTGGAACGCGCCATGGCGCAGGTGCGGACGGTTCGGGAACAGGAAGCCCACGGCACCCTGGTGCTGGCCGCCGTGCTGATCGGCGTGGCCCTGCTGTCGTCGCTGGTCACCGCCTCGGTGCTGGCGCGGCGCCTGCGCGTCCAGGTGCGGGCGGCACGGATGCTCGAGGAGCAGCGCCAGCTGGAGCGGGAGCAGGATGAGCGCGATTCGCTGACCGGACTGTGGAACCGCCGCGCCCTGCACCGCCTGTATGCCCGCTGGACGGCGCAGGGTGCCCTGAGCGTGCTGGTGCTGGACCTCAACCGCCTGAAGGTGATCAACGACTCCGGCGGACATGCCGCCGGGGACGCGTACCTGCGCCGGGTGGCACTCACCCTGCTGGACGTGAGTCATCCGCACGGCCTGGCCGCCCGCTGGGGTGGAGACGAGTTCGTCGTGCTGCTGCCGGGCCTGGACGCCGGAGCTGCCCAGCGGCTCGCCGAGCGGGCCAGCGCCCAGCTGGAGGCCCCGGGCGACCCGATGCCGCCCTTCGCGTACGGCGTGGCGCACGTGCCCGAGGCCACGTCGCTGGAGCGCGTGCTGGCCCTGGCCGACGCCCTGATGTATGAGCACAAGGAGGTGCAGCGCCAGGAGGTCGCCCGGCTCGTGCCCGGGCGGCGGGTGGGCGTGACCGTCGAGGAGTTCACGTCGCGCCTGGAGCAGCTCGAACGCCCGCAGGACATCCTGACCGAGGGCCTGAGCCTGGCCCGCGCCGTGCTGGACTTCCAGGCCAGCGCCTATCTGGAGCGGGTGGGCGACGACTTCGTTCTGCGGCGCCTGGACGGCGACGTGGACGCGGATGTCCGCACCGCGCTCGAGGGCCGGATGTACCGCGAGGGCGACGGCGTGACCGGTCAGGCCATCGCCCAGAGTGCCACCCGCTGGAGCAACGACTACCCGGCCGAGCCCTTCGCGCTGGAATCGTGGGTGCACAGCGGCCTGAAGAGCGTCGTGATGGTGCCCGTGCGCTACGGGGGCCGCATGATGGGTCTGGTCGGTCTGCTGCAGTTCAACACCTGGCGGGTGGTCACCCCCCAGGCCCGGCGGCTGCTCGAGGCCCTGGCGTCCCGCCTGGGTCATTCCCACGAGCGTATGAACGCGGTCGAGAGTGTCCGCAGTGCGCTGCAGGGGGGGCTGCTGGCCCTGGGGGTGGCGCTGGAGGAACGCGACCTGGAGACCGCCGGGCATACCGAGCGTGTCGTCACGCTGGCCGAACACCTGGGCATGCAGCTCGGCATGAGCGACGCGACCCTCGACGCCCTGCGCCAGGGCGCGTCCCTGCACGACATCGGCAAGCTGGTCATCCCGGACTCGATCCTGCTCAAGCCCGGCCCACTGTCGCAGGGCGAGTGGGCGGTCATGCGCAACCACGCCGAGCGGGGCTACGAGATCGCGCACCGGCTGTCCGGCCTGATGCCCACCACGCTGGAGGTCATCCGCAGCCACCACGAGCGCTGGGACGGCAGCGGATACCCGGACGGCCTGCGGGGCACCGCGATTCCGCTCGCCGCCCGGATCTTCGCCGTGTGCGACGTATACGACGCTCTGACCCATGTCCGCCCCTACAAGGACGCGTGGACGCACGACGCAGCCGTCGCGGAGATCCGGGCCAAGAGCGGCACCCACTTCGATCCGGCGGTCGTCGAGGCGTTCCTGGCCCTGGTCACGCCCCCCACGCCGGAGGCCCGCGACGTGGCGACCGCCGAGACCCACCACCGGCCCACCGGCTGA
- a CDS encoding RluA family pseudouridine synthase, translating into MTLNAGYAYRTPVQTGGQTVLAFLSTRYTHSDAGIWAARLAAGEVTVDGRRARGDHVLRAGQVLVWHRPPWPEEDVPLHYTVLYEHAGLLAVDKPSGLPTLPGGGFLEHTLLTLVRRTSPGASPLHRLGRGTSGVVLFALDSHAGAALAREWREHAVRKTYRALVSGLVAPDALTVTAPIGPVAHPRLGDVHAATAGGKVARSDLRVVERRADTTLLDVDILTGRPHQIRIHTAWAGHPLVGDPLYAPGGGVRPDVPGLPGDLGYWLHAWQLSFTHPRTGAGVTVTAPPPTLLRTAAAPVLPPSRE; encoded by the coding sequence GTGACCCTGAACGCCGGCTACGCCTACCGCACGCCCGTCCAGACCGGCGGACAGACGGTGCTGGCCTTCCTGAGCACGCGCTACACGCACTCGGATGCCGGGATCTGGGCGGCGCGGCTCGCGGCCGGCGAGGTCACCGTGGACGGCCGGCGGGCACGCGGCGATCACGTGCTCCGGGCCGGACAGGTGCTCGTGTGGCACCGTCCCCCGTGGCCCGAGGAGGACGTGCCGCTGCACTACACCGTGCTGTACGAGCACGCCGGGCTGCTGGCGGTGGACAAGCCCTCCGGGCTGCCGACCCTGCCGGGTGGGGGCTTTCTGGAGCACACGCTGCTCACGCTGGTGCGCCGCACGTCTCCGGGCGCGTCGCCGCTGCACCGGCTGGGACGCGGCACGAGCGGTGTGGTGCTGTTCGCACTGGACAGCCACGCCGGGGCGGCGCTGGCCCGCGAGTGGCGGGAGCACGCCGTGCGCAAGACCTACCGGGCACTCGTGTCGGGCCTCGTGGCGCCGGACGCCCTGACCGTCACCGCGCCCATCGGGCCGGTCGCGCATCCCCGGCTGGGCGACGTGCACGCGGCCACGGCCGGCGGAAAGGTCGCCCGCTCCGACCTGCGGGTCGTGGAACGCCGCGCGGACACCACCCTGCTCGACGTGGACATCCTCACCGGGCGGCCCCACCAGATCCGCATCCACACGGCGTGGGCAGGACACCCCCTGGTGGGCGATCCACTGTATGCGCCGGGCGGCGGTGTCCGGCCGGACGTGCCGGGCCTGCCGGGCGACCTGGGCTACTGGCTGCACGCGTGGCAGCTGTCCTTCACCCATCCCCGGACGGGAGCCGGCGTCACGGTCACGGCCCCCCCGCCGACCCTGCTGCGGACAGCCGCCGCACCGGTTCTCCCCCCCTCCCGTGAATAA
- a CDS encoding FAD-dependent oxidoreductase, with amino-acid sequence MFGPQSQHGHAPRSRPQPGHVYDVAVVGAGLAGTELAWRLAHGGQDVLLVSQALDHLGTLYQPTTAGVDFPEGSVFAQVQAQVAPDTDGWTFHRHLKAEIEATSGIHLLQSTVTALDEDDDQVVLSTWEGPMLHARRVVLAVGAFLKGRLLIGDGLEEAGRLSEVAYDFLADDLASSGIWLIGAERTAAAVDGAPAYDVRFLTPAPSELDGFRVPRLNRVRMVGQCTPGEHTYASVLTDAARLAADLLGDA; translated from the coding sequence ATGTTCGGCCCACAGTCTCAACATGGACACGCGCCCCGCAGCCGCCCCCAGCCCGGCCACGTGTACGACGTGGCGGTCGTCGGGGCCGGACTGGCCGGCACGGAACTCGCGTGGCGACTCGCGCACGGCGGCCAGGACGTGCTGCTCGTCTCGCAGGCCCTCGACCACCTGGGCACGCTGTACCAGCCGACCACGGCCGGTGTGGACTTCCCCGAGGGCAGCGTGTTCGCGCAGGTGCAGGCCCAGGTCGCGCCCGACACCGACGGCTGGACGTTCCACCGCCACCTGAAGGCCGAGATCGAGGCGACCAGCGGCATCCACCTGCTCCAGAGCACCGTGACCGCGCTGGACGAGGACGATGATCAGGTCGTGCTGTCCACGTGGGAAGGGCCGATGTTGCACGCCCGGCGGGTCGTGCTGGCGGTCGGCGCGTTCCTCAAGGGCCGCCTGCTGATCGGGGACGGGCTGGAGGAGGCCGGACGGCTCTCGGAGGTCGCCTACGACTTCCTGGCGGACGACCTGGCCAGCAGCGGCATCTGGCTGATCGGGGCCGAGCGCACGGCCGCCGCCGTGGACGGTGCCCCCGCCTACGACGTGCGCTTCCTGACACCCGCGCCCAGCGAACTTGACGGCTTCCGGGTGCCCCGCCTGAACCGGGTGCGGATGGTCGGCCAGTGCACGCCCGGCGAGCACACCTACGCCAGCGTCCTGACCGACGCGGCGCGGCTGGCCGCCGACCTGCTGGGGGACGCATGA